Proteins encoded together in one Plutella xylostella chromosome 17, ilPluXylo3.1, whole genome shotgun sequence window:
- the LOC105385026 gene encoding uncharacterized protein LOC105385026 isoform X3 — MTEHWEHVGWERAALAARANATGTRLQWLLDEKVAKIEDGSRRNGGGTFLVPMNGGIWTMCVSLDEEELSMLVRAGFPMQPACTNYLASSDYEEPRADWQHRMQNLSISCALVCLIVLGSAALVGTFGVCKHQISAVLVTGVMYLLAGTFALFTLMIIHFKRIQRVSTRGSPTGDDTGDGVIGPRAPAMALLSAREFSTSWSLDLGWGGVALATMTSLLWILLSKIMRYNPISSMLL; from the exons ATGACGGAGCACTGGGAGCACGTGGGCTGGGAGcgcgcggcgctggcggcgcggGCCAACGCCACCGGCACGCGCCTGCAGTGGCTGCTCGACGAGAAGGTCGCTAAG ATCGAGGATGGCAGCAGAAGAAATGGTGGAGGTACATTCCTAGTGCCGATGAATGGAGGCATTTGGACGATGTGCGTGTCCCTAGATG AGGAGGAGCTGTCGATGTTGGTCCGCGCCGGGTTCCCCATGCAGCCGGCCTGCACTAACTACCTGGCCAGCAGCGACTACGAGGAGCCGCGCGCTGACTGGCAACACC GCATGCAGAACCTGTCGATATCGTGCGCGCTGGTGTGCCTCATAGTGCTGGGCAGCGCCGCCCTCGTCGGGACCTTCGGAGTCTGCAAGCACCAGATCAGCGCCGTGCTCGTCACCGGCGTCATGTATCTGCTCGCAG GCACCTTCGCGCTATTCACGCTAATGATAATCCATTTCAAGCGGATACAGCGAGTGTCCACCAGAGGCAGCCCTACGGGTGACGACACGGGCGACGGCGTGATTGGTCCCCGCGCGCCCGCCATGGCACTTCTGTCGGCGAGGGAATTCTCCACTTCATGGTCTTTAGACCTCGGATGGGGCGGCGTAGCCCTGGCCACTATGACGTCACTATTATGGATCCTACTGTCCAAGATTATGAGATACAATCCTATATCCTCAATGCTTTTGTAA
- the LOC105385026 gene encoding uncharacterized protein LOC105385026 isoform X1: MDAGDAPPDCRVHPSVLYLLGTLLLTSCSTALLCAAIMTEHWEHVGWERAALAARANATGTRLQWLLDEKVAKIEDGSRRNGGGTFLVPMNGGIWTMCVSLDEEELSMLVRAGFPMQPACTNYLASSDYEEPRADWQHRMQNLSISCALVCLIVLGSAALVGTFGVCKHQISAVLVTGVMYLLAGTFALFTLMIIHFKRIQRVSTRGSPTGDDTGDGVIGPRAPAMALLSAREFSTSWSLDLGWGGVALATMTSLLWILLSKIMRYNPISSMLL, encoded by the exons CTGTTCCACGGCGCTGCTGTGCGCGGCCATCATGACGGAGCACTGGGAGCACGTGGGCTGGGAGcgcgcggcgctggcggcgcggGCCAACGCCACCGGCACGCGCCTGCAGTGGCTGCTCGACGAGAAGGTCGCTAAG ATCGAGGATGGCAGCAGAAGAAATGGTGGAGGTACATTCCTAGTGCCGATGAATGGAGGCATTTGGACGATGTGCGTGTCCCTAGATG AGGAGGAGCTGTCGATGTTGGTCCGCGCCGGGTTCCCCATGCAGCCGGCCTGCACTAACTACCTGGCCAGCAGCGACTACGAGGAGCCGCGCGCTGACTGGCAACACC GCATGCAGAACCTGTCGATATCGTGCGCGCTGGTGTGCCTCATAGTGCTGGGCAGCGCCGCCCTCGTCGGGACCTTCGGAGTCTGCAAGCACCAGATCAGCGCCGTGCTCGTCACCGGCGTCATGTATCTGCTCGCAG GCACCTTCGCGCTATTCACGCTAATGATAATCCATTTCAAGCGGATACAGCGAGTGTCCACCAGAGGCAGCCCTACGGGTGACGACACGGGCGACGGCGTGATTGGTCCCCGCGCGCCCGCCATGGCACTTCTGTCGGCGAGGGAATTCTCCACTTCATGGTCTTTAGACCTCGGATGGGGCGGCGTAGCCCTGGCCACTATGACGTCACTATTATGGATCCTACTGTCCAAGATTATGAGATACAATCCTATATCCTCAATGCTTTTGTAA
- the LOC105385026 gene encoding uncharacterized protein LOC105385026 isoform X2, with protein MDAGDAPPECRVHPSVLYLLGTLLLTSCSTALLCAAIMTEHWEHVGWERAALAARANATGTRLQWLLDEKVAKIEDGSRRNGGGTFLVPMNGGIWTMCVSLDEEELSMLVRAGFPMQPACTNYLASSDYEEPRADWQHRMQNLSISCALVCLIVLGSAALVGTFGVCKHQISAVLVTGVMYLLAGTFALFTLMIIHFKRIQRVSTRGSPTGDDTGDGVIGPRAPAMALLSAREFSTSWSLDLGWGGVALATMTSLLWILLSKIMRYNPISSMLL; from the exons CTGTTCCACGGCGCTGCTGTGCGCGGCCATCATGACGGAGCACTGGGAGCACGTGGGCTGGGAGcgcgcggcgctggcggcgcggGCCAACGCCACCGGCACGCGCCTGCAGTGGCTGCTCGACGAGAAGGTCGCTAAG ATCGAGGATGGCAGCAGAAGAAATGGTGGAGGTACATTCCTAGTGCCGATGAATGGAGGCATTTGGACGATGTGCGTGTCCCTAGATG AGGAGGAGCTGTCGATGTTGGTCCGCGCCGGGTTCCCCATGCAGCCGGCCTGCACTAACTACCTGGCCAGCAGCGACTACGAGGAGCCGCGCGCTGACTGGCAACACC GCATGCAGAACCTGTCGATATCGTGCGCGCTGGTGTGCCTCATAGTGCTGGGCAGCGCCGCCCTCGTCGGGACCTTCGGAGTCTGCAAGCACCAGATCAGCGCCGTGCTCGTCACCGGCGTCATGTATCTGCTCGCAG GCACCTTCGCGCTATTCACGCTAATGATAATCCATTTCAAGCGGATACAGCGAGTGTCCACCAGAGGCAGCCCTACGGGTGACGACACGGGCGACGGCGTGATTGGTCCCCGCGCGCCCGCCATGGCACTTCTGTCGGCGAGGGAATTCTCCACTTCATGGTCTTTAGACCTCGGATGGGGCGGCGTAGCCCTGGCCACTATGACGTCACTATTATGGATCCTACTGTCCAAGATTATGAGATACAATCCTATATCCTCAATGCTTTTGTAA